A window from Vicia villosa cultivar HV-30 ecotype Madison, WI unplaced genomic scaffold, Vvil1.0 ctg.000879F_1_1, whole genome shotgun sequence encodes these proteins:
- the LOC131631879 gene encoding small ribosomal subunit protein uS7 produces MAEVAQEPVVAVSDPSQIEVKLFNRWSFDDVQLSDVSLSDYIGVQASKHATYVPHTAGRYSVKRFRKAQCPIVERLTNSLMMHGRNNGKKLKAVGIIKHAMEIIHLLTDLNPIQVIVDAVINSGPREDATRIGSAGVVRRQAVDISPLRRVNQAIYLLTTGAREAAFRNIKTIAECLADELINAAKGSSNSYAIKKKDEIERVAKANR; encoded by the exons ATGGCTGAAGTTGCTCAAGAACCCGTTGTTGCTGTTTCAGATCCCTCACAGATCGAAGTCAAACTCTTTAACCGCTGGAGCTTCGATGACGTCCAG CTCTCTGACGTGTCGTTGAGTGATTACATTGGAGTTCAGGCATCCAAACATGCCACATACGTTCCTCACACTGCTGGGAGATACTCTGTTAAGAGGTTTAGAAAGGCTCAGTGTCCCATTGTGGAGAGACTCACGAACTCTCTCATGATGCACGGTAGGAACAATGGAAAGAAGTTGAAGGCTGTTGGAATCATCAAGCATGCCATGGAAATTATTCATCTGCTAACTGACCTGAACCCGATTCAGGTCATTGTTGATGCTGTTATTAACAG TGGTCCCCGTGAAGATGCTACTCGAATTGGTTCCGCCGGAGTTGTGAGAAGACAAGcagttgatatctcaccccttcgcCGGGTTAATCAAGCTATCTATCTTCTCACTACTGGTGCACGTGAAGCTGCTTTCAGAAATATCAAGACAATTGCTGAATGTTTGGCTGATGAACTTATTAATGCAGCAAAAGGTTCATCCAACAG CTATGCAatcaagaaaaaagatgaaattgAAAGAGTTGCCAAGGCAAATCGTTAA